A single region of the Phyllostomus discolor isolate MPI-MPIP mPhyDis1 chromosome 14, mPhyDis1.pri.v3, whole genome shotgun sequence genome encodes:
- the PEA15 gene encoding astrocytic phosphoprotein PEA-15, which translates to MAEYGTLLQDLTNNITLEDLEQLKSACKEDIPSEKSEEITTGSAWFSFLESHNKLDKDNLSYIEHIFEISRRPDLLTMVVDYRTRVLKISEEDELDTKLTRIPSAKKYKDIIRQPSEEEIIKLAPPPKKA; encoded by the exons ATGGCTGAGTACGGGACCCTCCTCCAGGACTTGACCAACAACATCACTCTTGAAGATCTGGAGCAGCTCAAATCAGCCTGCAAGGAGGACATCCCCAGTGAGAAGAGTGAAGAGATCACAACAGGCAGCGCCTGGTTTAGCTTCTTGGAGAGCCACAACAAGCTGGacaaag ACAACCTCTCCTACATTGAGCATATCTTTGAGATCTCTCGCCGTCCTGACCTACTCACTATGGTGGTCGACTATAGAACACGTGTTCTAAAGATCTCTGAGGAGGATGAGCTGGACACCAAGCTAACCCGTATCCCCAGTGCCAAGAAGTACAAAG ACATTATTCGACAGCCCTCTGAGGAAGAGATCATCAAATTGGCTCCTCCACCGAAGAAAGCCTGA